From the Bos taurus isolate L1 Dominette 01449 registration number 42190680 breed Hereford chromosome 22, ARS-UCD2.0, whole genome shotgun sequence genome, one window contains:
- the DNAJB8 gene encoding dnaJ homolog subfamily B member 8, whose amino-acid sequence MANYYEVLGVQASASPEDIKKAYRKLALRWHPDKNPDNKEEAEKKFKQVSEAYEVLSDSKKRSLYDRAGCDGWRLGGTGSPHGSPFGGGYTFRNPEDIFREFFGGLDPFSFDFWDAPFGSERGARGHGLRGAFSAGFGEFPAFMEAFSAFDSLGRGGAGRTTFSSTSFGGSGSGGSGFKSVMSSTEIVNGHKVTTKRIVENGQERVEVEEDGQLTSVTINGKEQLKRVDSK is encoded by the coding sequence ATGGCTAACTACTACGAAGTGCTCGGGGTGCAGGCCAGCGCCTCCCCGGAGGACATCAAGAAGGCCTACCGCAAGCTGGCCCTGCGCTGGCACCCCGACAAGAACCCTGACAACAAGGAGGAGGCCGAGAAGAAGTTCAAGCAGGTGTCCGAGGCCTACGAGGTCCTGTCCGACTCCAAGAAGCGCTCGCTGTACGACCGCGCGGGCTGCGACGGCTGGCGGCTCGGCGGGACCGGCTCCCCGCACGGCAGCCCCTTCGGCGGCGGCTACACCTTCCGCAACCCGGAGGACATCTTCCGTGAGTTCTTCGGCGGCCTGGACCCCTTCTCCTTCGACTTCTGGGATGCGCCCTTCGGCAGCGAGCGCGGGGCCCGGGGCCACGGGCTGCGCGGGGCCTTCTCGGCCGGCTTCGGCGAGTTCCCCGCCTTCATGGAGGCCTTCTCGGCCTTTGACAGCCTGGGCCGCGGGGGCGCCGGCCGGACCACCTTCTCGTCCACGTCCTTCGGCGGCTCCGGCTCGGGCGGCTCCGGGTTCAAATCGGTGATGTCGTCCACCGAGATCGTCAACGGCCACAAGGTCACCACCAAGCGCATCGTGGAGAACGGGCAGGAGCGCGTGGAGGTGGAGGAGGACGGGCAGCTCACGTCGGTGACCATCAACGGCAAGGAGCAGCTCAAACGCGTGGACAGCAAGTAG